Proteins encoded in a region of the Desertibacillus haloalkaliphilus genome:
- a CDS encoding nucleoside hydrolase, which yields MVLGTSATNECLNKIVKLVYIEENGKMAQKKMILDLDAGVDDALALAYALATPDADLIGITSSYGNNVQDITSVNSLKLLELLGATDVPVFRGVDHSLNTDSFEAMQVSKDIHGDNG from the coding sequence ATGGTTCTTGGCACAAGTGCAACAAATGAATGCTTAAATAAAATAGTAAAACTTGTATATATAGAGGAGAATGGAAAAATGGCTCAAAAGAAGATGATTTTGGACTTGGATGCAGGTGTTGATGACGCCTTGGCTTTGGCCTATGCATTGGCGACGCCTGATGCAGATTTGATCGGAATCACATCATCATACGGAAACAACGTACAAGACATTACGTCTGTAAACAGCTTGAAGTTGTTGGAGTTGTTGGGTGCAACGGATGTGCCAGTCTTCCGTGGTGTGGACCACTCATTGAACACGGATAGTTTTGAGGCAATGCAAGTCTCAAAGGACATCCACGGTGACAATGGTAT